The following are encoded together in the Cicer arietinum cultivar CDC Frontier isolate Library 1 chromosome 2, Cicar.CDCFrontier_v2.0, whole genome shotgun sequence genome:
- the LOC140918629 gene encoding folylpolyglutamate synthase-like isoform X1 encodes MSEQEGGDGSPESQSLTSYEEALEALSSLIIKRTRADGSNMGDQFDVLFEYLKLQLSLPCLIDIRERFRLDGNNNPILHTWNILLGTQEINKS; translated from the exons ATGTCTGAACAAG AAGGTGGTGATGGGTCACCGGAATCTCAATCGTTGACTTCCTATGAAGAAGCATTGGAAGCTTTGTCCTCTTTGATCATCAAACGCACTCGTGCTGATGGTAGCAATATGGGTGATCAATTTGATGTTCTATTTGAGTATCTAAAG CTACAATTGTCATTGCCATGCCTCATTGATATCCGAGAAAGATTTCGTTTAGATGG gaacaacaatccaatcctacacacttggaacatattgcttggaacacaagaaatcaacaaaagttga
- the LOC101498495 gene encoding folylpolyglutamate synthase-like: MEILGNTLGEIAGEKAGIFKDRIPAFPVTQPEEAMHVLEEKASKLNVPLQVARPLDAKLLNGLTLGLEGKHRYLNVGLAVALCSIWLKRTGHVGEHTSIKPALCGNSS; this comes from the exons ATGGAGATTCTTG GAAATACTCTTGGCGAAATCGCTGGCGAGAAAGCTGGTATCTTTAAG GACCGGATACCTGCTTTTCCAGTGACACAGCCTGAAGAAGCCATGCATGTACTTGAAGAGAAGGCTTCTAAATTGAAT GTACCTCTTCAAGTGGCACGCCCGTTAGACGCCAAATTGCTAAATGGTTTAACACTTGGTCTTGAAGGCAAACATCGATATTTAAATGTCGGTCTTGCAGTTGCGCTGTGCTCGATATGGTTGAAAAGGACCGGACATGTTGGAGAACACACTTCGATCAAACC GGCGCTTTGCGGGAACAGTTCGTAA
- the LOC140918629 gene encoding folylpolyglutamate synthase-like isoform X2, with product MSEQGGDGSPESQSLTSYEEALEALSSLIIKRTRADGSNMGDQFDVLFEYLKLQLSLPCLIDIRERFRLDGNNNPILHTWNILLGTQEINKS from the exons ATGTCTGAACAAG GTGGTGATGGGTCACCGGAATCTCAATCGTTGACTTCCTATGAAGAAGCATTGGAAGCTTTGTCCTCTTTGATCATCAAACGCACTCGTGCTGATGGTAGCAATATGGGTGATCAATTTGATGTTCTATTTGAGTATCTAAAG CTACAATTGTCATTGCCATGCCTCATTGATATCCGAGAAAGATTTCGTTTAGATGG gaacaacaatccaatcctacacacttggaacatattgcttggaacacaagaaatcaacaaaagttga